From the Salmo trutta chromosome 2, fSalTru1.1, whole genome shotgun sequence genome, one window contains:
- the LOC115161047 gene encoding zinc finger C2HC domain-containing protein 1C-like, producing MVWDVFNSEAEQVMAYMKAKLISVTQELKLIKSGAKMDAQALEEKNAKVRLRKKVEKFIQEICLMKVDSDLWEMIRDNEEEEEEEERIKEVRRNGEVSSVASKLKQTATRYTVSKPKEVKKGLNMEEKKEDRQVVLKRRFGMSAVNSKLKQCEHCGRCFDPSRLEKHSEIYAKLSSKSSRRGVYDSTMHRLKGTVLAGYVKRSVV from the exons ATGGTATGGGACGTCTTTaactcagaggctgagcaggtgATGGCATATATGAAGGCCAAGCTGATCAGTGTCACCCAAGAATTGAAACTGATTAAAAGTGGGGCCAAGATGGATGCTCAGGCTTTGGAGGAGAAAAACGCAAAAGTGCGGTTGAGAAAAAAGGTGGAGAAGTTCATCCAGGAGATCTGCCTGATGAAGGTGGATTCTGACCTATGGGAGATGATAAGAGAtaacgaagaagaggaagaagaggaagaaaggattaaagaggtgaggagaaatggagaagtAAGCAGTGTGGCAAGTAAGCTAAAGCAGACAGCCACAAGATACACTGTTAGCAAGCCAAAGGAAGTCAAGAAGGGTTTGAACAtggaagagaaaaaggaggacagacag GTGGTGTTGAAACGTCGATTTGGGATGAGTGCAGTCAACTCCAAGCTGAAGCAGTGTGAGCACTGCGGCCGGTGCTTTGATCCTAGCCGCCTGgagaaacacagtgagatctaTGCCAAGCTCTCCTCCAAGAGCTCTAGACGAGGGGTCTATGACTCCACCATGCACCGTCTCAAAGGCACTGTACTGGCTGGCTACGTGAAGCGATCCGTGGTGTGA
- the LOC115163409 gene encoding beclin-1-like, which translates to MDEEELPLYCTGGLHFFWDNKFDHAMVAFLDCVQQFKEEVEKGDTGFCLHYRMDVEKGKIEDTGGSGGSYSIKTQFNSEEQWTKALKFMLTNLKWGLAWVSSQFYNR; encoded by the exons atggatgaggag GAGCtaccactgtactgtacagggggCCTGCACTTCTTCTGGGACAACAAGTTTGACCATGCCATGGTGGCCTTCCTGGACTGTGTGCAGCAgttcaaggaggaggtggagaagggagaCACGGGATTCTGCCTgcactacag GATGGATGTCGAGAAGGGCAAGATTGAGGACACAGGAGGCAGCGGCGGCTCCTACTCCATCAAGACCCAGTTCAACTCAGAGGAGCAGTGGACCAAGGCGCTCAAATTCATGTTGACCAACCTCAAGTGGGGCCTGGCGTGGGTGTCGTCTCAGTTTTACAACCGATAG